In Drosophila simulans strain w501 chromosome X, Prin_Dsim_3.1, whole genome shotgun sequence, one DNA window encodes the following:
- the LOC27206930 gene encoding uncharacterized protein LOC27206930: protein MQAMSVQKNRESNIFEKKPVETTVEWGRGPRAGDRLPTVVSLLSRNVPNSARNEVKTAFIRYEKSMNELARSARKLYRNARLRSLPLRKPMSGKTNDPDARPLRVPVPSAWAMSERYCPSGK, encoded by the exons ATGCAGGCTATGTCCGTTCAAAAGAATCGGGAGTCTAATATCTTCGAAAAAAAGCCAGTAGAGACAACAGTCGAATGGGGGCGTGGTCCCCGAGCGGGCGACCGCCTCCCAACAGTCGTTAGTCTGCTCAGTCGAAATGTGCCGAACTCCGCGAGGAACGAGGTGAAAACAGCATTCATTCGATACGAAAAGTCTATGAACGAATTGGCCAGAAGTGCCCGGAAGCTATATAGGAATGCCCGGCTAAGGAGTTTGCCTTTGAGGAAACCCATGAGCGGAAAAACCA ATGACCCTGATGCAAGACCCCTAAGAGTACCGGTGCCCAGTGCTTGGGCAATGTCCGAGCGGTATTGTCCCTCGGGAAAATAG
- the LOC120285296 gene encoding uncharacterized protein LOC120285296 gives MFPGNLRTLRVRPIVKSVTLLCRNVSGNSWKNSGMELLSGVAYACRLPKWPTLQRIPINHDVNKKKPYSTFKIDRIQNMWQRSRIGAKEQNSLRGYQPANSDVNTDSDEAISALDKVRRIEERRKIQNKMQALMDEQHMHDERIQEENDRVIRKEVLVEREPARKQTSQEYSPVRSREKCKPVPWVSATVLAATGRMQQHRYMQTPLKRNPIKVEAEVQQPRKSVPGNPANGTTSGEPNQTNYDMSSRVKWAKSVLELHKTRAKRMDDILFLEGYSNESA, from the exons ATGTTTCCTGGTAATTTAAGGACATTGA GAGTCCGACCTATAGTGAAGTCGGTTACTTTACTTTGCCGCAATGTTTCGGGAAATTCTTGGAAGAATTCAGGAATGGAGCTACTCTCGGGTGTAGCTTATGCATGCCGGCTCCCTAAGTGGCCAACACTCCAGAGGATTCCAATCAATCATGACGTCAATAAGAAGAAGCCCTATTCCACATTCAAAATCGATCGAATCCAGAATATGTGGCAAAGGTCCAGAATTGGGGCCAAAGAGCAG AACAGCCTCCGCGGCTATCAGCCCGCCAATTCCGACGTGAATACCGATTCGGATGAAGCCATCAGTGCCCTGGACAAAGTGAGGCGCATAGAGGAGCGGCGTAAAATCCAGAATAAGATGCAAGCCCTCATGGATGAGCAGCACATGCACGACGAGCGAATCCAGGAGGAGAATGATCGTGTGATCAGGAAGGAGGTCCTTGTCGAGCGGGAGCCGGCCAGGAAGCAAACATCACAAGAGTACTCTCCTGTCCGTAGCCGGGAGAAGTGCAAACCAGTACCCTGGGTGTCAGCCACCGTTTTGGCGGCAACGGGAAGGATGCAGCAACATAGATACATGCAGACTCCTCTGAAGCGGAACCCAATCAAGGTAGAG GCCGAGGTTCAACAGCCGAGGAAATCAGTTCCAGGGAATCCGGCCAACGGCACCACATCCGGCGAACCCAATCAGACCAATTACGACATGTCCAGTCGTGTGAAATGGGCCAAGAGCGTCTTGGAGTTGCACAAAACTCGCGCCAAGCGAATGGACGATATCCTATTTCTGGAAGGATACTCCAATGAATCTGCCTGA
- the LOC6726541 gene encoding segmentation protein Runt isoform X2, translated as MHLPAGPTMVANNTQVLAAAAAAAAAAAAAVAQGPGPQQSSNVASASAIAINPAQSLANTSTHSASSTGSSTPDLSTNNTSSSSNATTSPQNSAKMPSSMTDMFASLHEMLQEYHGELAQTGSPSILCSALPNHWRSNKSLPGAFKVIALDDVPDGTLVSIKCGNDENYCGELRNCTTTMKNQVAKFNDLRFVGRSGRGKSFTLTITIATYPVQIASYSKAIKVTVDGPREPRSKQSYGYPHPGAFNPFMLNPAWLDAAYMTYGYADYFRHQAAAQAAQVHHPALAKSSASSVSPNPNPSVATSSSSAVQPSEYPHPAAAVAAAAGQPAAMMPSPPGAAPATPYAMPQFPFNHVAAAAAAKAATPHAFHPYNFAAAAGLRARNAALHHQSEPVHVSPASSRPSSSSPTQQHVLLKLNTSIETSSIHEQSASDGDSDDEQIDVVKSEFDLDKSLDVAPLRMRCDLKAPSAMKPLYHESGPGAVANSRQPSPETTTKIKSAAVQQKTVWRPY; from the exons ATGCATCTGCCAGCGGGTCCAACGATGGTGGCCAACAACACACAGGTCCtggccgctgccgccgccgcagcagccgccgcagcggCCGCGGTAGCCCAGGGTCCTGGGCCGCAGCAGAGTAGCAATGTTGCCTCCGCCTCCGCAATCGCCATCAATCCCGCCCAGAGTCTGGCCAACACGAGCACCCACTCGGCCAGCAGCACGGGCAGCTCCACACCAGATCTCAGCACGAACAACACCAGCTCGAGCAGCAACGCCACCACCAGTCCGCAGAACTCCGCCAAGATGCCCAGCTCGATGACCGACATGTTCGCCAGCCTGCACGAGATGCTGCAGGAGTACCACGGCGAGCTGGCCCAGACCGGATCGCCCTCGATCCTCTGCAGCGCCCTGCCCAACCACTGGCGGTCGAACAAGTCGCTGCCCGGAGCCTTCAAGGTGATCGCCCTGGACGACGTGCCCGATGGCACCCTGGTGTCCATCAAGTGCGGCAACGACGAGAACTACTGCGGCGAGCTGAGGAACTGCACCACGACCATGAAGAACCAGGTGGCCAAGTTCAACGATCTGCGCTTCGTGGGCCGATCGGGACGCGGCAAGTCCTTCACGCTGACCATCACCATCGCCACCTATCCGGTGCAGATCGCCAGCTACAGCAAAGCCATCAAGGTGACCGTCGACGGGCCACGGGAGCCAAGAAGTAAGCAAA GCTATGGCTATCCCCATCCCGGCGCGTTTAACCCGTTCATGCTGAATCCCGCTTGGCTGGATGCGGCGTACATGACCTACGGCTATGCGGACTACTTCCGCCACCAGGCAGCCGCCCAGGCAGCCCAGGTGCATCATCCGGCCCTGGCCAAGTCGTCGGCCTCCTCGGTGTCGCCAAATCCCAATCCAtcggtggccaccagctccTCGTCGGCGGTCCAGCCATCTGAGTATCCACATCCGGCGGCAgcagtggcggcggcggcgggacAACCTGCGGCCATGATGCCATCACCACCGGGAGCGGCGCCTGCCACGCCCTATGCCATGCCCCAGTTCCCATTCAACCATGTggccgccgcagccgccgccaAGGCAGCCACGCCACACGCCTTCCATCCGTATAACTTTGCCGCGGCAGCAGGCCTGCGGGCCCGCAATGCTGCACTGCACCACCAGAGCGAGCCGGTCCACGTCAGCCCCGCCTCCTCCAGGCcctccagctcctcgcccACCCAGCAACACGTCCTGCTGAAGCTGAACACCTCAATCGAGACGAGCTCCATCCACGAGCAGTCCGCCAGCGACGGCGACTCCGACGACGAGCAGATCGACGTGGTCAAGTCGGAGTTCGACCTGGACAAGAGCCTGGATGTGGCGCCCCTTCGCATGCGCTGCGACCTGAAGGCGCCCTCGGCCATGAAGCCGCTCTACCACGAGAGCGGTCCAGGAGCGGTCGCCAACAGCCGCCAGCCGTCGCCGGAAACGACCACCAAGATCAAGAGCGCCGCCGTGCAGCAGAAGACCGTGTGGCGGCCCTACTAG
- the LOC120285300 gene encoding uncharacterized protein LOC120285300 — MQAMSVQKNRESNIFEKKPVETTVEWGRGPRAGDRLPTVVSLLSRNVPNSARNEVKTAFIRYEKSMNELARSARKLYRNARLRSLPLRKPMSGKTNDPEARPLRVPVPSAWAMSERYCPSGK, encoded by the exons ATGCAGGCTATGTCCGTTCAAAAGAATCGGGAGTCTAATATCTTCGAAAAAAAGCCAGTAGAGACAACAGTCGAATGGGGGCGTGGTCCCCGAGCGGGCGACCGCCTCCCAACAGTCGTTAGTCTGCTCAGTCGAAATGTGCCGAACTCCGCGAGGAACGAGGTGAAAACAGCATTCATTCGATACGAAAAGTCTATGAACGAATTGGCCAGAAGTGCCCGGAAGCTATATAGGAATGCCCGGCTAAGGAGTTTGCCGTTGAGGAAACCCATGAGCGGAAAAACCA ATGACCCTGAAGCAAGACCCCTAAGAGTACCGGTGCCCAGTGCTTGGGCAATGTCCGAGCGGTATTGTCCCTCTGGAAAATAG
- the LOC6726539 gene encoding uncharacterized protein LOC6726539 has translation MFPGNLRTLRVRPIVKSVTLLCRNVSGNSWKNSGMELLSGVAYACRLPKWPTLQRIPINHDVNKKKPYSTFKIDRIQNMWQRSRIGAKEQNSLRGYQPANSDVNTDSDEAISALDKVRRIEERRKIQNKMQALMDEQHMHDERIQEENDRVIRKEVLVEREPARKQTSQEYSPVRSREKCKPVPWVSATVLAATGRMQQHRYMQTPLKRNPIKVEAEVQQPRKSVPGNPANGTTSGEPNQTNYDMPSRVKWAKSVLELHKTRAKRMDDILFLEGYSNESA, from the exons ATGTTTCCTGGTAATTTAAGGACATTGA GAGTCCGACCTATAGTGAAGTCGGTTACTTTACTTTGCCGCAATGTTTCGGGAAATTCTTGGAAGAATTCAGGAATGGAGCTACTCTCGGGTGTAGCTTATGCATGCCGGCTCCCTAAGTGGCCAACACTCCAGAGGATTCCAATCAATCATGACGTCAATAAGAAGAAGCCCTATTCCACATTCAAAATCGATCGAATCCAGAATATGTGGCAAAGGTCCAGAATTGGGGCCAAAGAGCAG AACAGCCTCCGCGGCTATCAGCCCGCCAATTCCGACGTGAATACCGATTCGGATGAAGCCATCAGTGCCCTGGACAAAGTGAGGCGCATAGAGGAGCGGCGTAAAATCCAGAATAAGATGCAAGCCCTCATGGATGAGCAGCACATGCACGACGAGCGAATCCAGGAGGAGAATGATCGTGTGATCAGGAAGGAGGTCCTTGTCGAGCGGGAGCCGGCCAGGAAGCAAACATCACAAGAGTACTCTCCTGTCCGTAGCCGGGAGAAGTGCAAACCAGTACCCTGGGTGTCAGCCACCGTTTTGGCGGCAACGGGAAGGATGCAGCAACATAGATACATGCAGACTCCTCTGAAGCGGAACCCAATCAAGGTAGAG GCCGAGGTTCAACAGCCGAGGAAATCAGTTCCAGGGAATCCGGCCAACGGCACCACATCCGGCGAACCCAATCAGACCAATTACGACATGCCCAGTCGTGTGAAATGGGCCAAGAGCGTCTTGGAGTTGCACAAAACTCGCGCCAAGCGAATGGACGATATCCTATTTCTGGAAGGATACTCCAATGAATCTGCCTGA
- the LOC6726541 gene encoding segmentation protein Runt isoform X1 — MHLPAGPTMVANNTQVLAAAAAAAAAAAAAVAQGPGPQQSSNVASASAIAINPAQSLANTSTHSASSTGSSTPDLSTNNTSSSSNATTSPQNSAKMPSSMTDMFASLHEMLQEYHGELAQTGSPSILCSALPNHWRSNKSLPGAFKVIALDDVPDGTLVSIKCGNDENYCGELRNCTTTMKNQVAKFNDLRFVGRSGRGKSFTLTITIATYPVQIASYSKAIKVTVDGPREPRSYGYPHPGAFNPFMLNPAWLDAAYMTYGYADYFRHQAAAQAAQVHHPALAKSSASSVSPNPNPSVATSSSSAVQPSEYPHPAAAVAAAAGQPAAMMPSPPGAAPATPYAMPQFPFNHVAAAAAAKAATPHAFHPYNFAAAAGLRARNAALHHQSEPVHVSPASSRPSSSSPTQQHVLLKLNTSIETSSIHEQSASDGDSDDEQIDVVKSEFDLDKSLDVAPLRMRCDLKAPSAMKPLYHESGPGAVANSRQPSPETTTKIKSAAVQQKTVWRPY, encoded by the exons ATGCATCTGCCAGCGGGTCCAACGATGGTGGCCAACAACACACAGGTCCtggccgctgccgccgccgcagcagccgccgcagcggCCGCGGTAGCCCAGGGTCCTGGGCCGCAGCAGAGTAGCAATGTTGCCTCCGCCTCCGCAATCGCCATCAATCCCGCCCAGAGTCTGGCCAACACGAGCACCCACTCGGCCAGCAGCACGGGCAGCTCCACACCAGATCTCAGCACGAACAACACCAGCTCGAGCAGCAACGCCACCACCAGTCCGCAGAACTCCGCCAAGATGCCCAGCTCGATGACCGACATGTTCGCCAGCCTGCACGAGATGCTGCAGGAGTACCACGGCGAGCTGGCCCAGACCGGATCGCCCTCGATCCTCTGCAGCGCCCTGCCCAACCACTGGCGGTCGAACAAGTCGCTGCCCGGAGCCTTCAAGGTGATCGCCCTGGACGACGTGCCCGATGGCACCCTGGTGTCCATCAAGTGCGGCAACGACGAGAACTACTGCGGCGAGCTGAGGAACTGCACCACGACCATGAAGAACCAGGTGGCCAAGTTCAACGATCTGCGCTTCGTGGGCCGATCGGGACGCGGCAAGTCCTTCACGCTGACCATCACCATCGCCACCTATCCGGTGCAGATCGCCAGCTACAGCAAAGCCATCAAGGTGACCGTCGACGGGCCACGGGAGCCAAGAA GCTATGGCTATCCCCATCCCGGCGCGTTTAACCCGTTCATGCTGAATCCCGCTTGGCTGGATGCGGCGTACATGACCTACGGCTATGCGGACTACTTCCGCCACCAGGCAGCCGCCCAGGCAGCCCAGGTGCATCATCCGGCCCTGGCCAAGTCGTCGGCCTCCTCGGTGTCGCCAAATCCCAATCCAtcggtggccaccagctccTCGTCGGCGGTCCAGCCATCTGAGTATCCACATCCGGCGGCAgcagtggcggcggcggcgggacAACCTGCGGCCATGATGCCATCACCACCGGGAGCGGCGCCTGCCACGCCCTATGCCATGCCCCAGTTCCCATTCAACCATGTggccgccgcagccgccgccaAGGCAGCCACGCCACACGCCTTCCATCCGTATAACTTTGCCGCGGCAGCAGGCCTGCGGGCCCGCAATGCTGCACTGCACCACCAGAGCGAGCCGGTCCACGTCAGCCCCGCCTCCTCCAGGCcctccagctcctcgcccACCCAGCAACACGTCCTGCTGAAGCTGAACACCTCAATCGAGACGAGCTCCATCCACGAGCAGTCCGCCAGCGACGGCGACTCCGACGACGAGCAGATCGACGTGGTCAAGTCGGAGTTCGACCTGGACAAGAGCCTGGATGTGGCGCCCCTTCGCATGCGCTGCGACCTGAAGGCGCCCTCGGCCATGAAGCCGCTCTACCACGAGAGCGGTCCAGGAGCGGTCGCCAACAGCCGCCAGCCGTCGCCGGAAACGACCACCAAGATCAAGAGCGCCGCCGTGCAGCAGAAGACCGTGTGGCGGCCCTACTAG